The Microbulbifer sp. YPW1 genome contains the following window.
TCAGCAAAGAGCGAAGCAAAAGACGGGGAAAAGGCCGAATCAAACAGCATTCGGTATCGCGCCGAAGATACCGATATTCGGCTGTTTGATGAAACTGCAATAGTGGCATTCAGGCTGATCGCAGAATCGAAACCCGCAGACGGCAACGCGGGCTCGAGCACTCCGGAAAGCGAATATTTCAATACCGGCACATTTATCAAGCGCGACGGCCAGTGGCGCGCGGTAGCCTGGCAGGCGACCAAAATTCCAGCCTCACCCACTCCCTGAATCGCAGACAGAGCGACAAACAAAAAAGCCGAGGTCGGAACCGCGGCTTTAGCACTTTACCTGTCTACGTCGGGCTGGCAGCCAGAAGCGGCGATCAACCGTCTTCCGCCACCCGATATTCCGCAGATCGAGCGTGCGCCTCAAGCCCCTCCCCCCGCGCCAATACTGAAGCAACGCGCCCAAGCGCGTCCGCTCCCTGTGGCGAGCAGTAGATGACCGAGCTGCGCTTCTGGAAATCGTACACCCCGAGCGGCGAGGAGAAACGCGCGGTACCACTGGTGGGCAACACGTGGTTGGGCCCCGCGCAGTAATCCCCAAGTGCCTCTGCGGTATAGCGACCGAGGAAGATAGCACCCGCGTTGCGGATACTTGGCAAATACTGCTCCGGTTGATCTACGGATACCTCAAGGTGCTCCGGCGCAACGCGATTGGCCACTTCTACGGCCTGCTCGAGATCCCGCACCAGAATCAGCGCGCCGCGATCAGCCAGGGAGCGACCAGCAATAGCCTCCCGGGAAAGCGTCGGCAGCAGTTTTTGCAGTGAGGCTTCCACCGCATCCAGGAAGGATGCATCCGGGGACAAGAGGATGGACTGCGCCTGCTCGTCATGCTCCGCCTGCGACAGCAGATCCATCGCAATCCAGTCGGGATCGGTTTTGCCGTCGCAGATCACCAGGATCTCGGAGGGACCGGCAATCATATCGATGGCCACCTGACCAAACACCGCGCGCTTGGCGGAAGCGACAAAAATATTGCCAGGCCCCACGATTTTGTCCACTCGCGCAACAGTTTCCGTTCCGTAGGCCAACGCGGCAACCGCCTGCGCTCCGCCAATGGTAAACACCCGGTCCACTCCGGCGATGGCCGCAGCGGCGAGTACCAGATCATTCAGCCGATCATCCGGCGCAGGCACCACCATCTGGATTTCATCCACCCCCGCAACTTTCGCCGGAATAGCATTCATCAGTACAGAGGATGGATAGCTGGCCTTGCCGCCCGGCACGTAGATACCCACGCGCTCCATCGGAGTAATTTGCTGACCCAGGACCGTGCCGTCGGCTTCCTGATACTGCCAGGACGACTGCAGCTGGTGCTCGTGATAATCCCGCACCCGCTTGGCCGCCAGCTCCAGCGATGCGCGACTGTCGGCCGTAATACGTTCCAGCGCAGCGTGCAGCTGGGCTTTATCCAGGCAGTAATCCGCCGCGGATTGCAGGCTGCGCCGATCAAAGCGGTTGGTATATTCGATGACTGCCGCGTCGCCGCGCACCCTTACCTGCTGCAGGATATCGGCAACCGCAGTCTCTACCTGATGGTCCGCCACTGACTCCCAGTCAAGAAGACGGTCCAACTCTGCGGAAAAGCCGGGTTTGCCGGCATCCAGCCGGCGGATGGAAAGTTCACTCATAGTCGTTCGGTCGAAGATGCGTTTGCGGAGAGGTCTCAGTCGGCTTTCTGCGCGTTTACCGCCTGCGCCAGCTGTTCGATCAGCGCGCTGATTGCACTGTATTTCATTTTCATTGAGGCCTTGTTGACGATCAGGCGGCTGCTGATATCGGCAATGTGGTCCCGGGCCTCGAGGCCATTCGCCTTGAGGGTATTCCCGGTATCCACGATATCCACGATTTCATCCGCCAGATCCATCAGCGGTGCCAGCTCCATCGCGCCGTACAGTTTGATGATATCCGCCTGACGCCCCTGGGCCGCGTAATACTGCTTGGCAGATTGCACAAACTTGGTTGCCACCTTGATACGGCCGCTGGGCAGTGCAGCCCCCTTGATACCCGCGGTCATCAGGCGACAGCGGGCAATATTCAGATCGAGCGGCTCATAGATATTGCTGTCGTCATGCTCCAGCAGGTTGTCCTTGCCGGCCACCCCCATATCCGCGGCACCGTGCTGCACATAGGTAGGCACATCCGAGCCCCGCAAAATCAGCAGGCGCACATTTTCCTGGTTGGTAGGGAAAATCAACTTGCGGCTTTTGGCAATGTCTTCCAGCGGCTCCAGGCCAGCAGCGGCCAGCAGCGGCAGCGTTTCTTTGAGAATACGCCCCTTGGTCAGGGCAATGGTGATCTGCATAACGATTATGATTATCTGATGCGCCCGGCAGGTGCCGGGCCGGAAGAAAGAGGCTAGCCCCCAATGCTCGCGGGAGCTTATCGACTCAGGGAGAGCTGCGCCAATAAAAATCTAGAATAAACCTAGACGGGAAACATATAGCCCCGCGAAACCGGCTATCAGCCAGGGACGCGACGGATATTGGCACCCAGCTGCTGCAGCTTCTCCTCGATACACTCGTAGCCGCGATCAATATGGTAAATGCGATCCACGATGGTTGTCCCCTCTGCCACCATACCGGCGATAACCAGGCTGGCGGAAGCGCGCAGGTCCGAGGCCATTACCGGAGCACCCGTCAGCTTTTCAACGCCGGTGACAATCGCGGTATTGCCCTCGAGGATAATATCCGCACCCATGCGGTTGAGCTCGTGCACCTGGATCAGGCGGTTCTCGAAGATGGTTTCCACCACCGTGCCCTTGCCTTCAGCCACCGCATTCATGGCGGTAAACTGAGATTGCATATCGGTCGGGAAGGCCGGGTATGGCGCGGTGCGGAAACTGACCGCCTTGGGTCGATTCCCCTTCATATCCAGCTCGATCCAGTTATCACCGATACTGATATGGGCCCCGGCCTCCTCAAACTTCACCAGTACCGCATCGAGGATATCCGCACGGGTATGGGTAAGGCGCACCTTGCCGCGCGCTGCCGCGGCAGCAGCCAGAAAGGTGCCGGTCTCGATCCGGTCGGGCATAACGGTGTAGGAACAGGGGGCCAGACGTGGTACCCCGTGCACACGAATGGTATCGGTGCCTGCGCCCTCGATCTGGGCCCCCATGGCAATCAGGAATTCTGCCAGGTCGACGATTTCAGGCTCCCGCGCAGCGTTGTGCAACACCGAGGTCCCCTCAGCCAGCGCCGCCGCCATCAGCAGGTTTTCGGTACCGCCGACCGTGACCTTTTCCATCACAATATTGGCGCCCTTCAGGCGGCCATTGCTGCGGGCACGGATAAATCCTTCATCAATGGTGATTTCCGCCCCCATGGCTTCGAGGCCCTTGAGGTGGATATCGACCGGACGGCTACCAATGGCACAGCCACCGGGAAAAGAGACATTTGCCACCCCGTGACGGGCCAGCAGTGGCCCAAGCACCAGGATTGAGGCGCGCATGGTCTTCACCAGCTCGTAGGGCGCCGTCAGGTCATTGACCGAGCGTGGATCGATTTCCACCCCCAGTTTTTCGTCAATCGTGACTTCAGTTCCCATGCACCGCAACAGGGTGATCATGGTGGTGATATCGTTGAGGTGTGGGAGATTGTGAATCTGCACCGGCCCATCAGCCAACAGCGTTGCTGCCAGAATCGGCAACGCAGAATTCTTGGCCCCGGAAATCTTCAGTGTTCCGGAAATGGGGCTGCCCCCTTCGATAATCAGCTTGTCCATTCGATCTGGTTTCCCATTGCGGAGCAAAAAACGGGACACAAACCAGGTTTGTGTCCGGACTACATTTATTCGCCGGCTTCTTCGGGCGTAAGGGTTTTCATCTGCACGGCGTGCAGGGTGCCATCGGCGATTTTTTCGGACAGCGCTCCATACACCAGCTGCTGCTTCTTGAGCCGGCTGAGGCCATTGAACGCTTCGCTGATGACCGTCAATTGAAGGTGGCTGCCCTCGAAGGACGCTTCAACCTGACTTCCGGGGATTTGCCCTTCAATCAGGGCTTTGATCTGATCTGGTTGCATAGGTGGGGCTTACAGTCGTGTTAAAAACGCGCAAGTGTACTGGAATAAGCAACCCGGCGCAGCCGCCATTCTCACGACGGTGCCGGGCCCTTACGAATTCTCGCGCATTCGGGCTCATCAACCCACTTTGTCCGCCGCCGACCAGCTGGCAATGACTCTGTCGATATCACCGCCATTCGTCTGCATAGACTGAGAGAACTGGCCACGGAAGGTTTTACCAAGGTTGACGCCGTTCAGAATCACGTTGATCAGTTTCCACTGTCCGCTGCGATTGCGGACCAGGGTATATGAGACCTTGGTCACACCCTCTTTGCTGCGCACTTCCTGCAATACATTGACCCGGTTACCGCTCGGGGCGGCCCCTGGATTCAGCACTTTAACGTCCATATTCCCAAAGGTCGCAACACCCCGGGCAAACGTCGCCACCAGGTCGCGGCGGAAAGTACTGGCAAACTTGGCGCGCTGCGCCGGGGTCGCCTGCTTGGCGTACTTGCCCATCACCCCGCGGGCGATAAAGTCAAAGTCCACCACCGGCGCCAATACCCGATCAACCGCCGAGTAGTAACTTTGCGGGTTGGCGTTGACGTTCTTACCCTCGCTGCGGATTACTCCGAGCAATTCGTTGGAAACCCCTTCGATCACGGTATAAGGATTCTGCGCAGCGGAGGCAAAAGGTGCCACGCAACACAGCAAGAAAACGGATAACAGTGCCCGAACGCGGGTGGTAATCCGCTGATCAGATTTTCGGGTCTGGATGGTCATGGCGGGCGCTCTCACAGAATATCTCCCATTGGCAATTCGTCCCTTGGATACTCGCCACGAGAAAAAGTGTCGTGGCGACGCCGAAATTTTTCGCTGGTGGGCTGGAGTGACCGATTTCCCGTTCGGTCTTTCTCGGTAGCTGACAATAGCGGCGGCAAACTATACCATGGCGGCGCTTCGGGCAAGCGGCACTGGGTCACTATCGCCGTGCTGACCGGTCGCGCTCCCCGCCTACAAACCGCCAGCCCGGGGGCAGCTACCGGGCCAAGCCGGCATATCGGGCGATGAGGCCAAAACCGGATTCCGCCAGCACTAGCTGAGTTTAGCTGTGCAATAGCATTTGCGGCGCGCCCCACATTAAAAGGTTAGCACGTCAGCACCCCGGACCGCGGTACAGAGCCACCGCAAGCCGGTACCCAGAAACGACAACGCTTCTCTAAACTGAACAGCAGCGGGACCAACTCTCACGGGCCCCGCCCTAGCGAACCCTGGCGAGATTTACTATGGGAACAGATCTGATCATTGAGGCCGGACGCCGTACCATTTCCATGGAGGCCGACGCGGTAGCTGCACTGGAGCCCCGCATCGGCGACGAGTTCAAACGGGCCTGCGAGCTGATTCTTTCCTGCAAGGGCCGCGTGATCGTATCCGGCATGGGCAAATCCGGTCATATAGGCCGCAAGATTGCCGCCACCCTCGCCAGCACCGGCACGCCGAGCTTCTTTGTCCATCCAGGCGAGG
Protein-coding sequences here:
- the hisD gene encoding histidinol dehydrogenase — its product is MSELSIRRLDAGKPGFSAELDRLLDWESVADHQVETAVADILQQVRVRGDAAVIEYTNRFDRRSLQSAADYCLDKAQLHAALERITADSRASLELAAKRVRDYHEHQLQSSWQYQEADGTVLGQQITPMERVGIYVPGGKASYPSSVLMNAIPAKVAGVDEIQMVVPAPDDRLNDLVLAAAAIAGVDRVFTIGGAQAVAALAYGTETVARVDKIVGPGNIFVASAKRAVFGQVAIDMIAGPSEILVICDGKTDPDWIAMDLLSQAEHDEQAQSILLSPDASFLDAVEASLQKLLPTLSREAIAGRSLADRGALILVRDLEQAVEVANRVAPEHLEVSVDQPEQYLPSIRNAGAIFLGRYTAEALGDYCAGPNHVLPTSGTARFSSPLGVYDFQKRSSVIYCSPQGADALGRVASVLARGEGLEAHARSAEYRVAEDG
- a CDS encoding phospholipid-binding protein MlaC, which gives rise to MRAPAMTIQTRKSDQRITTRVRALLSVFLLCCVAPFASAAQNPYTVIEGVSNELLGVIRSEGKNVNANPQSYYSAVDRVLAPVVDFDFIARGVMGKYAKQATPAQRAKFASTFRRDLVATFARGVATFGNMDVKVLNPGAAPSGNRVNVLQEVRSKEGVTKVSYTLVRNRSGQWKLINVILNGVNLGKTFRGQFSQSMQTNGGDIDRVIASWSAADKVG
- a CDS encoding BolA family protein, yielding MQPDQIKALIEGQIPGSQVEASFEGSHLQLTVISEAFNGLSRLKKQQLVYGALSEKIADGTLHAVQMKTLTPEEAGE
- the murA gene encoding UDP-N-acetylglucosamine 1-carboxyvinyltransferase encodes the protein MDKLIIEGGSPISGTLKISGAKNSALPILAATLLADGPVQIHNLPHLNDITTMITLLRCMGTEVTIDEKLGVEIDPRSVNDLTAPYELVKTMRASILVLGPLLARHGVANVSFPGGCAIGSRPVDIHLKGLEAMGAEITIDEGFIRARSNGRLKGANIVMEKVTVGGTENLLMAAALAEGTSVLHNAAREPEIVDLAEFLIAMGAQIEGAGTDTIRVHGVPRLAPCSYTVMPDRIETGTFLAAAAAARGKVRLTHTRADILDAVLVKFEEAGAHISIGDNWIELDMKGNRPKAVSFRTAPYPAFPTDMQSQFTAMNAVAEGKGTVVETIFENRLIQVHELNRMGADIILEGNTAIVTGVEKLTGAPVMASDLRASASLVIAGMVAEGTTIVDRIYHIDRGYECIEEKLQQLGANIRRVPG
- a CDS encoding nuclear transport factor 2 family protein; its protein translation is MLKSLWFPLLLALLTGTANAETNDHAELKTLLDQFLAGAASDIQVHQRFWAEDLIYTSSSGQRFGKQKIIQGMRSAKSEAKDGEKAESNSIRYRAEDTDIRLFDETAIVAFRLIAESKPADGNAGSSTPESEYFNTGTFIKRDGQWRAVAWQATKIPASPTP
- the hisG gene encoding ATP phosphoribosyltransferase, yielding MQITIALTKGRILKETLPLLAAAGLEPLEDIAKSRKLIFPTNQENVRLLILRGSDVPTYVQHGAADMGVAGKDNLLEHDDSNIYEPLDLNIARCRLMTAGIKGAALPSGRIKVATKFVQSAKQYYAAQGRQADIIKLYGAMELAPLMDLADEIVDIVDTGNTLKANGLEARDHIADISSRLIVNKASMKMKYSAISALIEQLAQAVNAQKAD